DNA sequence from the Cystobacter ferrugineus genome:
CAACACGGTGCGGCGCAACCTGCGCGCGGGCAGCGCGGCCGACACGCAGGTGAGGCCCAAGGCGCGGCGGCTCACTGGGGAAGAGCAGCAGCGCGCGGTGGAGTTGTGGAATGGAGCGGCGGAGGGCAACGCCGTCGTCGTCAAGATGCTGCTGGCCCAAGAGGGAGTGGAGGCCAGCGTGCGCACCGTGCAGCGAGCGGTGGAGGAGAGGCGGCGGCAGGTGCACGCGGCGCAGGTGGCCACGGTGCGCTTCGAGACGAAGCCGGGGCAGCAGATTCAGGTGGACTTCGGCGAGAAGAAGGTGCGGCTGGGCGGGCAGCTGGTGAAGGTGTTCCTGTTGGTGGCGGTGCTGAGCTTCTCGCGGTGCTGAGCTTCTCTCGGAGGCTATTCGTGCGCGCCTTCCTCAATCAGCGAGGAGATGATTGGCGCGAGGGAGTGGCCGCGGCCTTCGTGCACTTCGGAGGGGTGCCGCTGGAGGT
Encoded proteins:
- a CDS encoding IS21 family transposase, whose protein sequence is MVEQEVVRRIRVLAEAGWGHKRIAREVGVARNTVRRNLRAGSAADTQVRPKARRLTGEEQQRAVELWNGAAEGNAVVVKMLLAQEGVEASVRTVQRAVEERRRQVHAAQVATVRFETKPGQQIQVDFGEKKVRLGGQLVKVFLLVAVLSFSRC